In Aspergillus oryzae RIB40 DNA, chromosome 6, one genomic interval encodes:
- a CDS encoding uncharacterized protein (predicted protein) — translation MASQTSPQKDSLGHFQSKVRHPKGPERDNALTDRLFLHSETQLRSRLKKWGVTKLSRRRSQNKFIMSHCEDLSNESCFKSPVYSGDDMAHSASTSHSTTKDDFYTPERGDTMHETQTASGIIPHDSFHSSASAMSANTPSWEYHHISPGYHSRFIHPALDYYNPAMEHPKAELTSSQWPMTMSYGMLPENVTHDSAARIYTTAPSGMFMHQPDLVTPFPPQSDWFHPPECQLVYQPS, via the exons atggcctCTCAAACAAGTCCTCAAAAGGATTCGCTCGGACACTTTCAATCCAAGGTGAGGCACCCAAAGGGCCCTGAGAGAGACAATGCCCTGACCGATCGACTATTCCTCCACAGTGAGACTCAGTTGCGGAGTCGCTTGAAAAAATGGGGTGTCACCAAGCTATCCCGTCGTCGCAGTCAGAACAAGTTTATCATGAGTCACTGTGAAGACCTGAGCAATGAAAGTTGCTTCAAGTCGCCTGTTTACAGTGGGGACGACATGGCACATTCAGCATCTACAAGCCACTCTACTACGAAGGACGATTTCTATACACCCGAAAGGGGTGATACTATGCATGAAACGCAAACAGCAAGTGGAATTATCCCTCATGattctttccattcttctgCCTCAGCCATGTCAGCAAACACCCCATCATGGGAGTATCATCACATTTCCCCTGGATACCATTCACG GTTCATACATCCTGCTCTCGACTATTACAATCCAGCCATGGAGCATCCAAAAGCGGAACTAACATCCTCTCAATGGCCGATGACAATGAGCTATGGCATGTTACCAGAGAATGTGACCCATGACTCTGCTGCGCGAATCTACACTACTGCACCCTCCGGAATGTTCATGCACCAACCAGACCTGGTCAcgccttttcctcctcagTCGGATTGGTTTCACCCTCCGGAGTGCCAATTAGTTTATCAGCCATCATAA
- a CDS encoding uncharacterized protein (predicted protein), whose protein sequence is MFLPNPMVYIQFHPVTYIVKLNIELKMASLIRKLARDSNINNEIHEASMNLRTRFNPQSHYIKCDDEVREKRNLRHMQFAQLRQQGFESEDMKILKTTSVRVVTSPRPIIYLRCHRCQRMEDELYTRAEFGDCGLVQMA, encoded by the exons ATGTTCCTGCCGAACCCAATGGTTTACATCCAGTTTCACCCGGTAACCTACATCGTGAAGCTCAACATTGAGTTGAAAATGGCTTCCCTTATCCGCAAGCTTGCGCGGGATAGCAACATTAACAACGAAATTCATGAGGCATCAATGAATCTGCGAACCCGGTTCAACCCCCAAAGTCACTATATCAAGTgtgatgatgaggtaagagaaaagaggaatcTGAGGCATATGCAGTTCGCCCAGCTACGGCAACAGGGGTTCGAAAGCGAGGACATGAAAATCCTGAAGACAACCAGTGTCCGCGTTGTAACAAGTCCAAGACC GATAATCTACCTCCGCTGCCACCGCTGCCAAAggatggaagatgag TTGTACACTAGAGCAGAGTTCGGAGACTGTGGCTTGGTCCAAATGGCATGA
- a CDS encoding uncharacterized protein (predicted protein) has product MEPSVSDFKLVGLAAGFTLGFGFLTVWNAIKQTSEIEKPYKSPFVILIWIEILSNVVIGVMGWLVLEGIVPVIANTVPPVHLYWRFYYSAGPSRSNVVCKSSLTASTSWWKRRRQRGKSNGALLA; this is encoded by the exons ATGGAGCCTTCAGTCAGCGACTTCAAGCTTGTCGGACTGGCGGCGGGGTTCACACTAGGGTTCGGTTTCCTTACAGTCTGGAATGCAATTAAGCAGACTTCAGAAATTGAGAAGCCCTACAAGAGCCCTTTCGTTATTCTCATCTGGATTGAAATACTTTCCAATGTGGTAATCGGAGTAATGGGGTGGCTTGTGCTGGAGGGCATTGTACCTGTCAT CGCTAATACTGTCCCCCCAGTGCACCTGTATTGGCGCTTCTACTATTCTGCTGGGCCCTCGAGATCCAATGTTGTATGCAAGTCATCATTAACCGCATCTACGTCgtggtggaaaagaagaagacagcgAGGAAAGTCAAATGGGGCACTGCTTGCCTGA
- a CDS encoding hydroxymethylglutaryl-CoA reductase (hydroxymethylglutaryl-CoA reductase): protein MSKAQPIKRRPDGRSKFDLNIDSPQLQHLTRHIDEAEHVRIENCIGFVQVPVGIAGPLRITGPETTGEYYAPLATCEPTLVASCSRGCKVFNACGGLQFEVLSEAMSRAPMFLFASPAHAVAFARAVPSFRNEFARWAESTSRYVRLQELQASVIGSSVHLFCSYFCGNAAGQNMVSKATQHACEMLRAHRCAKQFQIQDFLIEGQLASDKKPSWGNVQRARGVEALAWGTITNAACQEILGCSTERLYRTQMALKEGGIRNGQFGCNINTANIIAAIFVSTGQDAGSVAEASWSHLTSEYDYESKELKMTIYFPSLPVGTVGGGTLYPSQKECLDMLGCAEPSGKRRLAGMIAAFAVALDASTSAAIANDTFTMSHMKLARGEIFGPRASKL, encoded by the coding sequence ATGTCCAAGGCTCAGCCCATCAAACGCCGGCCCGATGGACGGTCCAAATTTGACTTGAACATTGATAGTCCCCAACTGCAACATCTTACACGACacatcgatgaggccgaaCATGTCCGCATCGAAAACTGCATAGGCTTCGTGCAAGTCCCAGTTGGCATTGCCGGGCCACTGCGCATCACGGGCCCTGAGACGACGGGTGAATACTATGCACCATTGGCTACATGTGAGCCGACCTTGGTGGCTAGTTGCAGCCGGGGCTGCAAGGTCTTCAATGCATGCGGTGGCCTGCAGTTCGAGGTTCTCAGTGAGGCCATGTCTCGTGCGCCGATGTTTCTCTTCGCAAGCCCAGCGCATGCAGTAGCGTTTGCGCGAGCGGTCCCATCATTCCGAAACGAGTTTGCCCGATGGGCCGAGTCGACTAGCCGATACGTTCGGCTACAAGAGCTACAAGCTTCGGTTATTGGCTCTAGTGTTCATCTTTTCTGCAGCTACTTTTGTGGTAATGCTGCAGGGCAGAATATGGTCAGCAAGGCCACGCAGCATGCCTGCGAGATGCTGCGGGCCCACCGATGTGCAAAGCAATTTCAGATCCAAGACTTCCTCATCGAGGGTCAATTGGCGTCGGACAAGAAGCCTTCTTGGGGCAATGTGCAGAGAGCTAGGGGAGTTGAAGCGCTAGCGTGGGGCACTATTACCAACGCTGCATGCCAAGAAATCCTAGGCTGCAGCACGGAGCGTCTATATCGTACTCAAATGGCTCTAAAAGAAGGGGGGATACGCAATGGCCAGTTCGGCTGCAATATCAATACCGCCAATATTATAGCCGCTATCTTCGTGTCGACGGGGCAAGATGCGGGCAGTGTCGCAGAGGCTTCCTGGAGTCATCTCACCTCTGAATACGATTACGAGAGCAAGGAATTGAAAATGACTATCTATTTTCCCTCCTTACCGGTGGGCACCGTGGGTGGTGGGACCCTGTACCCATCGCAGAAGGAATGTCTGGATATGCTGGGGTGTGCGGAGCCctcggggaagagaagactGGCAGGCATGATTGCTGCCTTTGCAGTTGCATTGGATGCCAGCACAAGCGCAGCAATTGCTAACGATACATTTACTATGAGCCATATGAAGCTCGCCCGTGGGGAAATATTTGGCCCTCGAGCGTCGAAGCTATAG
- a CDS encoding uncharacterized protein (predicted protein) — MRAFIILPLVTSILAAPTQTLVRRQPDSVIPSAPSGVNVGVKAMAAPAPSAPPQAPAPGGQSGGGSAAGGGLGDLANLIGQGVQGITKLISTIAGAAGGGGGESGGGGQSSGGGGGNLGDLTNLVGEGVKGLSSLAGAAGDAGSGLGDITSLISNAAGGLGSIGNLLGGLGGLGGLLRRDLDPDLVARAIENMELPDSDDDECIIEKLGGLLPG, encoded by the exons ATGAGGGCCTTCATCATTCTGCCTCTCGTGACATCCATCTTGGCAGCGCCTACCCAAACATTGGTGCGCCGCCAGCCTGACAGTGTGATTCCGTCTGCCCCATCTGGGGTCAACGTCGGTGTCAAGGCAATGGCAGCTCCCGCCCCCAGTGCTCCCCCTCAAGCACCTGCCCCTGGAGGGCAATCGGGAGGTGGTAGCGCTGCTGGTGGCGGACTGGGAGACCTTGCAAACCTGATAGGACAAGGTGTACAAGGGATTACCAAGCTCATCAGCACTATtgctggagctgctggtggcggcggcggcgagagcggcggaggaggccaGAGTagtggagggggtggtggtAATCTCGGCGATCTGACCAACCTCGTTGGTGAAGGGGTAAAGGGCCTCAGCAGCCTTGCTGGTGCGGCGGGCGACGCTGGCAGTGGACTTGGAGACATCACAAGCCTTATTAGCAATGCTGCTGGCGGTCTGGGTAGCATTGGTAACCTGTTAGGGGGGCTCGGGGGTCTCGGCGGACTGCTTCGAAGAGACCTAGACCCAGATCTTGTCGCGCGAGCCATCGAGAATATGGAGCTACCAGAttcggatgatgacgaaTGCATAATAGAAAAGCTAGGTGGCTTGCTTCCAG gataa
- a CDS encoding lipase family protein (predicted protein), translating to MMLSVLGIVPVLLSLSTNDHEFEAIPDDQLVKFQLFAQYSAAAYCDHNNDDGILGSIRCIEGVCPLVEAANAQTIAEFNEEDIRGFVAVDDTHRLLIVSFRGSNSVRNWIKNFQFWKIDEPGPRGFWDKLFGSDKPQSGNDICSCGIHSGFYRSWQLLKPDVMDALTRAREAHNDYHVVVTGHSLGAAIATIAGAYLRTMQIPCDIYSYGSPRVGDARFAEFVSAQQGLTARITHGYDPVPSLPPMSLFGIYDLGYRHIWPEYWISGVSLNGTDTIKVCRGLENLSCNGTRQTGFSFEIEDHRNYLGHITACGPKFTYRDMDESWSAEDLDRLRMLAGNDTFFATHYISNGTGV from the exons atgatgttgagtGTATTAGGTATAGTACCAGTTCTTCTG TCATTGTCCACTAACGATCATGAGTTTGAAGCTATTCCAGATGACCAGCTGGTCAAATTCCAACTGTTTGCGCAGTACTCTGCTGCCGCCTACTGCGACCATAACAACGACGACGGTATCCTCGGCAGCATACGTTGCATTGAAGGGGTTTGTCCCCTCGTCGAAGCTGCCAATGCCCAGACAATAGCAGAGTTCAACGAGGAGGACATCCGCGGCTTTGTTGCTGTGGACGACACCCATCGACTTCTTATCGTATCGTTTCGCGGCAGCAACTCCGTGCGGAACTGGATCAAGAACTTCCAATTCTGGAAGATAGATGAGCCTGGACCAAGGGGGTTCTGGGACAAACTGTTCGGATCAGACAAGCCTCAAAGTGGTAACGACATCTGCTCTTGCGGGATACACTCCGGGTTTTATAGATCCTGGCAGCTCTTGAAACCTGACGTTATGGACGCACTCACCAGGGCTAGAGAGGCGCATAATGACTATCATGTGGTCGTTACCGGTCACTCTCTAGGTGCGGCCATTGCCACGATCGCTGGTGCTTATCTTCGCACGATGCAGATACCCTGCGATATATATTCATATGGCTCACCACGTGTCGGGGACGCACGGTTTGCTGAGTTCGTCTCAGCCCAGCAGGGATTAACAGCCCGGATAACTCATGGATATGACCCGGTGCCATCACTACCCCCAATGAGCTTGTTCGGGATCTATGATCTTGGTTATAGACATATCTGGCCTGAGTACTGGATTTCAGGTGTATCCCTGAATGGCACCGATACCATCAAGGTATGCCGTGGGCTGGAGAATCTATCATGCAATGGCACACGCCAAACAGGATTCAGCTTTgagattgaagatcatcgaaATTATCTGGGCCATATAACCGCATGCGGGCCAAAGTTCACGTACCGTGATATGGACGAAAGCTGGAGCGCCGAGGATCTGGATCGTCTGAGAATGCTGGCCGGCAATGATACCTTCTTTGCAACCCATTATATCTCCAACGGAACGGGTGTTTGA
- a CDS encoding flavin-containing monooxygenase (predicted flavoprotein involved in K+ transport), with protein sequence MTSKDRLSNSDYFPVIIIGAGLSGIAAGCQLKTKLGLGRFRIYDRNDGIGGTWWIHRYPGVACDVPASLYSYSFAQNPSWSTLKPSGEEIAAYIQATSDKFGLSSHIQLNTEVSSLIWDEQKEEWEVSLHQIPSAHGKSPNCSARRSKCSVRAKIVISATGKFAVPQTDSIRVPGIETFTGSVLHTARWDANVNLQDKHVVVIGAGCSAAQLVPALLRQYNVRSVTQLVRTAPWVSPTLLSSRQLRVWETYTPWLMQKIPGLSQAVRLVMFLIAEISFFRIFKAGQHYSRERYESKLRRYMERNSPSQYREILTPHYELGCKRLVHDAGWFKALWDPRLHITDLRLGRVEKSAVTLTDMRGDYQFAHSHESKIPADVIIMATGYDTSSLLHNIHVIGSGSATLHDYWTSEGIQAYQGLAVPGFKNLFLLLGPNSSSGHTSVMIGVENSIYYILKLIKPILDSEVSCWDIKKESSRVWTESVQKASQESVWVTGRCHSCLYLSERAF encoded by the exons ATGACTTCTAAAGACAGACTCAGCAATTCAGATTACTTCCCGGTAATCATTATAGGTGCCGGCCTATCTGGGATTGCCGCAGGGTGCCAACTGAAAACAAAGCTTGGCCTGGGCCGTTTTCGTATATATGACCGGAACGATGGAATTGGG GGGACATGGTGGATTCATCGGTATCCAGGTGTAGCATGCGATGT CCCTGCAAGCTTGTACTCCTATTCCTTCGCGCAAAACCCTTCATGGTCAACTCTCAAGCCTTCGGGGGAGGAGATTGCGGCATACATACAGGCAACCTCTGATAAATTCGGTCTTTCGTCTCATATTCAGCTGAATACCGAGGTTAGCAGTCTGATATGGGATgagcagaaggaagaatgggaagtATCTTTACATCAGATACCATCGGCCCATGGAAAGTCACCAAATTGTTCCGCACGGAGGTCCAAGTGCTCTGTGCGAGCCAAGATAGTCATCAGTGCCACAGGGAAGTTCGCCGTCCCTCAGACAGACTCCATCCGCGTTCCAGGTATTGAAACCTTTACGGGAAGTGTATTGCACACCGCAAGATGGGATGCCAATGTCAACCTCCAGGATAAACATGTTGTGGTTATTGGGGCTGGCTGCAGCGCAGCCCAATTGGTCccagctcttcttcgccaatATAATGTTCGCTCCGTTACACAACTGGTAAGAACGGCTCCCTGGGTATCTCCaacccttctttcttcccggCAGCTGCGTGTATGGGAGACATACACGCCGTGGCTAATGCAGAAGATCCCTGGCCTGTCGCAGGCTGTTCGCCTGGTTATGTTTCTAATAGCTGAAATTTCATTCTTTCGAATATTCAAAGCTGGACAACACTATAGTCGCGAGAGGTATGAATCTAAGCTTCGACGTTATATGGAGCGCAATAGCCCCAGTCAATATCGCGAAATACTCACTCCCCATTATGAGCTGGGGTGTAAAAGGCTTGTCCATGATGCAGGGTGGTTCAAAGCGCTCTGGGATCCTAGACTGCATATCACGGACCTTCGGCTTGGCAGGGTCGAAAAGAGCGCGGTAACGCTAACTGACATGAGGGGCGATTATCAATTTGCACATTCGCATGAGAGCAAGATACCAGCAGATGTAATTATCATGGCAACAGGATACGACACCTCCTCCCTACTACACAATATACACGTCATCGGCAGTGGAAGTGCTACGCTTCATGACTACTGGACATCTGAAGGGATTCAGGCATACCAGGGGTTGGCGGTCCCTGGATTCAAGAACCTGTTTCTGCTACTGGGGCCTAACTCATCGAGTGGTCATACAAGCGTTATGATTGGGGTGGAAAATTCCATCTACTATATTTTGAAACTTATTAAGCCAATTCTTGACTCCGAAGTGAGCTGttgggatatcaagaaggAATCGAGCAGAGTATGGACAGAGAGCGTTCAAAAGGCATCTCAAGAGAGCGTGTGGGTAACTGGCAGATGTCACAGCTG TCTATATCTCTCGGAGAGAGCTTTTTAG
- a CDS encoding cell wall mannoprotein 1 family protein (predicted protein) — translation MRPRFSATLILLLGMMGNFGSLLEAKDAPTIIQGMQNLNEKTHVARQSLEGFDGSFIKGLLLARDLFETTKAAEASRKAFEDADPLSYDDVPDILENYHTVRKTIDDALKAVPAKVDSIDSMGVRMFATGLLRNFAADRTAYEKATKAKIPVENHTSIQGPIDSLANSFDDAISLFI, via the exons ATGCGTCCAAGGTTTTCCGCGACTCTCATTCTACTGCTGGGGATGATGGGAAATTTCGGCTCCCTGTTGGAAGCTAAGGATGCACCCACGATCATCCAGGGAATGCAGAATCTTAACGAGAAGACTCATGTCGCACGGCAATCGCTAGAAGGATTCGATGGCAGTTTTATTAAGGGCCTATTACTAGCGAGGGATCTCTTTGAGACTACAAAAGCAGCTGAGGCCTCAAGAAAAGCTTTCGAGGATGCGGACCCGCTGTCATACGACGATGTACCCGACATTTTGGAGAACTACCACACAGTCCGGAAGACAATTGATGATGCCCTGAAGGCTGTCCCGGCAAAG GTCGACTCCATAGACTCCATGGGTGTCCGCATGTTCGCAACCGGGCTTCTGCGAAATTTTGCTGCCGACAGAACCGCGTACGAGAAGGCGACGAAGGCGAAGATACCTGTAGAAAACCATACAAGTATCCAGGGCCCTATTGATAGCCTTGCAAACTCATTTGACGACGCAATCTCGCTATTTATCTGA